TCCTTGCTGTGGCCCGGCCGGCCCGGCGTTTCCCCTCCGTTACCTTCAAGGCGAAGCAACGTGGTGAAAAAAACCATGTCGAGGCTGGTGAACAGATCACGGCGGAGCTGGAACAGATCCTCCTCGATTACATCCTTCATGTAACGGGGCGAAAAAGGCATCCGCTCTCGCAAAAACGAAATAGAACCCAAGACACCTTCAGACAGAACGGTTTCCTTCAAAGGCCCATTTCTCGCGAATCCTGGAATGGGCTTTCTTTTGTCCCATCCTCTTACCGAAAAAGTATAGAAATCGCTCTATCCCGAGATGACTTCTTCCTTCGTGTCTTAGTCGCAAAGATTCTTTGCCTAGAGACGGTCAGGGGGCAACCGACACCGACGGGGCTCTCAATTCCCCTCCATTTGTTAACTATGGGAGGAGCCGATTTCATAAAACTAGCGCCAATACTCATTTTCCGCTTGCAATTCTTTCCGGAAACAGTAACTATGGTGTCCACGTTTCCGGGAGCTGTTCCATGGGATATCCTGCCTATTGCAAGACAAGACAATCGATATCACCTACTTCTGTGAGACTCTCGCTGCTTGGGACAGGAAGAGGCAGCCCCACAGCACATGAGTCTGTATCGGCAAACGCCATCGTGGATCGGGCACGATCATCCCATCGAAACGACTGCGCCCCGATCAGACAGCGGTCCATGACCCCGCTGTCATGGCAGACACGAAGGTGGTCGGAACGACGGTGATTCTCGACTGGGTTGTGTCTGAGCCGGGAGGGGACAAGGCTTTGAACAAGGCCTTTCCCGATACTTGGCGACAGGCACTGCTCCCGTCCTGTTACATCGCCTCCCAGGGTGACTCTCTCATATCCTGCAAACCCTGGAGCAAGAACCATGATCACCCCTGTGAAGCATCCCTCACCATCCAGCGTATCAGTGATACTCTAAAAGGCCTTTCCGCCAACAGCCGGACGACCTTCTTCAAGGAATGGGACTTGAAGAAAGCGGAGCAGGACGACCTCACGGTCCGCCAGAGCATTCAGAATCCCGACAGACACCCTATGATTATTGCCGACGAGGCGTTCTACGCTCGCGGCAACCCCTATCCCGGGGGTGGGAAGCGCAAGCACTGCTTTCTTCATATCCCCGCCACTTCCCCTGCCGTCACAGCAGATACCAATAGGTTCACCTTTGACATGAAGTACCTTCACGCCCATAACTCAGCGGCTACGGGTAACAGGCTCTTTATCCGGTTTGTCGCACTCATACCGATCAGCGCCCTGCGAAAGAAAATGCAGGACGTGAAGCTCGCGGAAAAGCGCACCGTGCAAAAGCTGCCTTTGGGAATAAAGGTCGGCTCTCAAAATCACCCTGCCGGTATAGTCACAATAACAGCTTTGATGAGTACGGTTTTTCGGGGACGATTTGGACAGGAGGGTAATGAATAATGAGAGAGTTTTGTAAGCGCCTCGAGTTGTTAAAGAAATATCTGCAAGCTGCGCTGGGCGAGGCTTATGTTATTGGCATGGACGGCAACGTTCTCTGCCTGGACCGGACATGGAGGGGAATTTCAGGATACGAACGCGAAGTGCTTTTAGGTAAAAATTTCCTGACGGAAAGCAGCCTGCTACGTGCTATGGAGTTATTTCACACATGTTTTGGAGGCAAATCAACAGGCCCCGGTGAAGTTACGCTTTTTGGAAAAGACGGAAGCCACGTGGCGGTGGAAATAAACATTATTGAGGCCCAACAGGAAGGCAAGCAGGTCATGCTTGCTCTTGTCAGAGACACAACCATGAAAGAGAAGGCGGAATTGACGCTTCGTGAGACTTACGAACGACTGCGCAAAATAAGCGACAATTTGCCGGATAGTCTCGTTTATCAGATTGTTTCGGACGAGAAAGGTCAAGGGTGTCGATTCACCTATATCAGCGCGGGCGTTGAGCAGATCCGCGGTGTTACGGTCGAGCAAGCGTTAAACGATGCAACACTGTTGTATGAACAGATTGTCGACGAGGACCGTCATTTGGTGAAAGAGAATGAGGCCGCAGCGCTGAAAAACATGTCGATCTTCAACGTCGAAGTGCGTATCAGAAGGCCATCCGGCGAAATAAGGTGGGTCAATCTTATTGCGACGCCGCAGCGTTTGTCCGAGTACCAGGTGCAGTGGGACGGTGTTGAAATTGATATCACTGATAGAAAAAAGAATGAAGTGAGTCTCAAACAAAGTATCGAACGGGTACGAAAAGCGTTGAGTGCCATTACAAACGTAATAGTAGCAACCGTTGAAGCACGGGACCCTTTCACCGCTGGACATCAACGCCGTACAGCGGATTTGGCGCGGTCCATAGCGATAGAAACGGGTTTGACATCCGATCAGATTGAAGGCATTCACATGGCCGGCATCATCCACGATATCGGCAAAATATCCATCCCGGCAGAAATCCTCAGCAAGCCGGGCAGGCTCACGGAGGCAGAGTTCGACCTTGTGAAAATGCACGTCGATACGGGATACAACATCTTAAAGCGGGTCGATTTCTCTCAACCTGTCGCACGAATAGTGTATGAGCATCATGAGAGGATGGATGGCTCCGGTTATCCCCGGAGGCTGAAGGGAGAGGAGATGATCATTGAATCAAGGATATTGGCAGTCGCTGATGTGGTAGAGGCAATGGCGTCCCACCGTCCCTATCGACCTGCCTTGGGTGTAAATGCGGCATTGGGAGAGATAGAAAAGAACAGGGAAGTTCTTTACGATGCAGATGTAGTAGATGCCTGTTTGAGATTATTTCGGGAGAAGGGATATCAACTACCGGATGTATGACCTGCGGCCCCCTATGTCCTCTCCTTATCCCCCTGCAGTAATCGATGGATCAAATGCCGCTGCACAAGGAAGAAGCCCGGCTCAGGGTGGTCAATTGTGGGGTATCACACCTAGACGTCAAGGTTGCCGTCTTGATGTGGTTGGAAAGTCTGTCTTATTGTTGTCACTTCGTTGTCGCAAGAAAAGGGGCTACAGGATCATGCCTCGTAACCCCTTGATTTTATGGTGGCGGTGCAGGGACTTGAACCCCGGACACTACGGATATGAGCCGTATGCTCTAACCAGCTGAGCTACACCGCCATTGTATCGCAGGAACGGCGGTTATTACATCAGAACCCTGTTCCTGTCAAGTCCATTGGTGGCCTGGAAAACCGGCTCTGTACCGGTTCAATCCGACCGCCCGTCATGGAGGATCAGGTCATAGGCCACTACCACACTCTGCCGCGTGGGCAGAACCAACGCAAGAACGATCTGATTCCTGCCGTCGTTGTTGAGGTCCTTGAACTGGTAATCCGTCACATAGCCCTGAATGGACCGTGTCTTCCAATTCTCAAGCAGCCCCAATCCGTCCCAGCTGAAGCCGTATATCTCGCTGCGGTTGAATATTTTCACATTGCGCAGCAACCGTTCCGTTGTGGATTCATTTTTTATAATGATGATCTCGTTTTTTCCGTCTCCTTTGAGGTCGTAAGTCAGGATCCTCACGTTAGCGTACACATTTTCCTCTTCTCCCAGCTTTTCAGACCCGGCCACGCCCGAACGCCGCAACTCAAAATCAATAAGGTTGTCGCTTCCGCCGAAGGCTTCGTTACTCTTCCAGACAAGATCGGAAGATCCCCCGAATACATGGATTTTGGACAGTGGCTTGGTAGTTTTCTGGTAGACGTTCAGTCGGTCATACGTGTCCAGGGCTATAACTCGCTCCGTTCTCCCGCCGTCTAGACTTGCCATGGTCATCCCGTAAACGGCCAGGCCTTCGGGAATGGACATCCGCCGTCCCTGGCGATAGGAACCATTATCCCAGATAACCTGATATATGGGTTTCTCGAAGGGATGGTCCATCCCCAGTTGCTGACCCAGCAACTGGGGGCCATTGGATGATTCAATGACCCTGAAAAACCACGGAAGACCCGCCGCGATGGTTTCATAGGCACCGTCACGATATTCAATAATAAAGGAATTGAGGCGGGTCCGCATCATGCTCGTCACGATGATTTCCGGTGTGCCGTTTCCATTTATATCAGCTACATCCACGGCTATGTGATTGTCGGCAGATGATCCCGTTATGGAGTGCTTCAGAACAAATCCCTCATCCCGGAGTTGGTAGATCATAACCGTGTTCCGGTCGATAACAACCACTTCATTCTTTCCGTCACCGTCCACGTCACCAATATCCATTCCTTTGAATTTCTTCGGATATCGGGGGCTCATGAAGAAGCCCTCACGGTCCAGCACATCGGGACTCATTATGTAGGAAGGGTTGATGATGGCCGTCAGGGTTCCCTGGTGCGATCTCAATACATCCACGGGTTCTCCCGCTCCGGGAGTCCGCTCCTGAGGCTGTTGCTGGACCTGCCTGGACACCACCGGTGCGGGCGGCGCTGCGGCGGGGAGATCTCTCCCCAGAATGTGGGCGTGGACCCGTCGGGACAGATCTCCGATTTTGGGAATAACGTCGTCCATGCCCCGCGTCTGCTCTGAAACGCCCACCGGTGCCGTTTGAGTCGCCACGTCGAGCAGCCGTCCGTCAAGGCTGATGCTGCTTCCGATTTTGGTGATACTGCCCCATAGAACATAATCGAGACTCAGATTCCGGCCGATTTCGTAGGCGTCAGACACCTCGAGTTCCGTCACGCCCCTCGCCGTGAGGGCACCGACAATCGCCTGCTTGTCAACAACATCGATCTCTCCCGCAGCGGAAAGACGGGAAATAAGCATGTCCCATATTCCGCTTCGCACATATTCTATATCTTCAGAACTGTGTATCGTGAAGGGCAGAATGCCCAGTGACTTTCGTTCTTCCTGGCCGTAAGCCCGGAGCGGGGACAATGAAACCAGGAGAATCAAAACAATCGCTGCCAGGGTTACTGCGTACTTCTTCATCGGAGTCTCCTCGCCGTATTGTACGTATCGTATCTTTCAGCCGGCTCCGCCGCAGGGGGCGACGCTATGTGACCAAGTGTTTCTGTATATCAGAAAAATCGTTGTAATAAAAACAATCTTTCCCCCGGGCACGGTACTCGCTGTAGAGAAGGTCCCGGGCAAAGATGCGATCGGCATCCTGCGCGGGACACAGATCGGAGCTTCCATCGCCCACATAGACAATTTCACGGTAGCGATCCCTCATTCTCCGCATGATGGATCGCTTGCAGTTACCGCATCGATTACAGTCTTCGTTCCTGTGGGGGAATTCAAAGGAAAGAACGCCGTCATCCTGAAAGACGGCCCTGTTGGCGTAACAATCGAGACCGTCAAGCCCGTACTTGTCGAGAATCGCCTCTATGTAGAAATCGAGTCCGTCGGACACGATGATGACGTCATGCCCCCGGTCATGACAAAACCGGCAAAAGGTTTTGAAATGAG
This portion of the Syntrophales bacterium genome encodes:
- a CDS encoding FG-GAP-like repeat-containing protein, which produces MKKYAVTLAAIVLILLVSLSPLRAYGQEERKSLGILPFTIHSSEDIEYVRSGIWDMLISRLSAAGEIDVVDKQAIVGALTARGVTELEVSDAYEIGRNLSLDYVLWGSITKIGSSISLDGRLLDVATQTAPVGVSEQTRGMDDVIPKIGDLSRRVHAHILGRDLPAAAPPAPVVSRQVQQQPQERTPGAGEPVDVLRSHQGTLTAIINPSYIMSPDVLDREGFFMSPRYPKKFKGMDIGDVDGDGKNEVVVIDRNTVMIYQLRDEGFVLKHSITGSSADNHIAVDVADINGNGTPEIIVTSMMRTRLNSFIIEYRDGAYETIAAGLPWFFRVIESSNGPQLLGQQLGMDHPFEKPIYQVIWDNGSYRQGRRMSIPEGLAVYGMTMASLDGGRTERVIALDTYDRLNVYQKTTKPLSKIHVFGGSSDLVWKSNEAFGGSDNLIDFELRRSGVAGSEKLGEEENVYANVRILTYDLKGDGKNEIIIIKNESTTERLLRNVKIFNRSEIYGFSWDGLGLLENWKTRSIQGYVTDYQFKDLNNDGRNQIVLALVLPTRQSVVVAYDLILHDGRSD
- a CDS encoding HD domain-containing protein; translated protein: MREFCKRLELLKKYLQAALGEAYVIGMDGNVLCLDRTWRGISGYEREVLLGKNFLTESSLLRAMELFHTCFGGKSTGPGEVTLFGKDGSHVAVEINIIEAQQEGKQVMLALVRDTTMKEKAELTLRETYERLRKISDNLPDSLVYQIVSDEKGQGCRFTYISAGVEQIRGVTVEQALNDATLLYEQIVDEDRHLVKENEAAALKNMSIFNVEVRIRRPSGEIRWVNLIATPQRLSEYQVQWDGVEIDITDRKKNEVSLKQSIERVRKALSAITNVIVATVEARDPFTAGHQRRTADLARSIAIETGLTSDQIEGIHMAGIIHDIGKISIPAEILSKPGRLTEAEFDLVKMHVDTGYNILKRVDFSQPVARIVYEHHERMDGSGYPRRLKGEEMIIESRILAVADVVEAMASHRPYRPALGVNAALGEIEKNREVLYDADVVDACLRLFREKGYQLPDV
- a CDS encoding MtnX-like HAD-IB family phosphatase — translated: MPDKNRTLLFCDFDGTISPRDMGYGILSRFSVPEEWERINRAYEKDHIGSQEAYRRVAPHLRATREEMVRYVLEAGELDPHFKTFCRFCHDRGHDVIIVSDGLDFYIEAILDKYGLDGLDCYANRAVFQDDGVLSFEFPHRNEDCNRCGNCKRSIMRRMRDRYREIVYVGDGSSDLCPAQDADRIFARDLLYSEYRARGKDCFYYNDFSDIQKHLVT